TGGCCGGCTGCACTACCGGCGGTCAGGATGCCGATCACCAGGCCACGGCTCTTGGCGAACCAGGTGTTGGCGATGGTCGCGGCGAAGACCAGGGCCATGGAACCGGTGCCCAGTCCAATGAGCAGCCCCCACGTGAGCAGGATCTGCCAGGACTGGTTCACGAAGACCGTCAGTGCTGAGCCGAGCCCGATCAGGCACAGAGCCAACGAGGTGACCTTGCGGATGCCGAAGCGTTCCATCAGGGCCGCGGCGAACGGAGCCGTCAAGCCGAACAGGACCAGGTTGATGCTGACGGCCAAGGACAGCACCGTGGTTGACCAGCCGAATTCCTCCTGCAGCGGGACCATGAGCACACCGGGGGCTGCACGGAATCCTGCTGCTCCAACCAAGGCAAGGAAGGCAACCGCGGCCACGATCCAGGCGGGGTGGAGGCGTGGGCGCTTACCCGTCTTTCCCGAAGGGGTCCGTGTTTCTTCGGGCGGGGTCCCTGTGACGTCGGGAGCGGTCATGCGGGGATCTCCATTTCGGGGGGAGCTGTTGTTCGGGTTTCGGCTGTTGTCCGGGTTTCAAGGGGTGCAACGGCGAGTGGGAGTGGATGGTCGCTGCGTGTGAAGCTGTGCCAGCTGGTGTTGGCCGCGGTGAGTGGGGTGCCGCAGTTGGTGCACGTGTCAGCAGAGGACGTGGCTTGTCCGCAGTCCGTGTGAATGACACGCATATGCGAGACCTCGTTGGGAGCGTTCAGGTGTTTCTCGGCCCAGATGATGATGGCGTTCAACACGGGCAGCGCGTCCTCGCCTTTGGGCGTGAGGACGTATTCCTGTCGTGTCCTGGCGCCGTCCTGGTACGGCCTCTGGGCGAGCAGTCCGGCGTCGAGGAGCCAACCCAAGCGTTTGCTCAGGACGTTGTCGGCCACTTCGAGGCGTTGCTTAATGGCGTCGAATCGGCCGTTGCCGAAGAAGATTTCGCGCAGGACCAGGCTTCCCCAAGGGTCGCCGAGGACATCCAGGCCACGGGCGAGGCTGCACGTGCGGGCGGACCAGTCGGAACGAAGAGGCATGCGCTCAAAAGTAGCTGACTTCTCTAAAGAAAGCTAGATGTTACTTCCACGGCCACCGAACGACACACCCCTCTGGTTTGCCGCAGTGTCATCAGCGGTTCACCCTCCATGCCTACGCTTGCCCAGTCAACTCTGACCACGAAAGGCACCCCTGAATGTCATCGAACAACCCTGAATTGGTGAATCGTTCAACCAATAGGAGCGGCGGTCTTTCCCGTCGCGGCTTCCTCGGTACCGCGGCTGCAGCGACGGCGCTTGCGGCCACGGGATCCCTGCTGCCACCCTCAGTGCAGGCTGCGATGGCCAAGCCGGTCCCGCCGGGTAGCCTGCAGTCCATCAAGCACGTGATTGTGCTGATGCAGGAAAACCGGTCCTTCGACCACTACTTCGGCTCGCTCCGAGGCGTCCGGGGATACGGCGATAAGTCCTTCACTCGGCTACCCAACGGCAAGTCGATGTTCGAGCAGCCCCGCGCGACCGGGGAGACCGTACTGCCGTTCTCACTTCGCAAGGCCGCGGAACTGGCCGGCCGGCCGGGCTCCGATATCCAGTACCTGGGCGATCTGGACCACTCCTTCAACGGCACCACGACGGCATGGAACAACGGCTGGTGTGACAAATGGATTCCCGCGAAGAGCGCCTCCACCATGACCTTCTACGAGCGCCAGGACATCCCTCTGCAGTACGAGCTTGCAGATACGTTCACCATCTGCGACGCCTACCACTGCTCCGTTAACGGCTCCACCAATCCCAACCGCAACTACCTCTGGAGCGGAACCACGGGCAACGAGCCGGGCAGCACCAAGCGCGCCGTGACCAACGCGGCCTATGGCTACGATCACGGCGGCTACGGCTGGACCACCTACCCTGAGCGCCTGGAACAGTCAGGGGTCTCGTGGAAGATCTACCAGGACTGGGACAACTTCACCGATAACGCAGTGGAGTACTTCCAAACATTCAAAGCGATCGGACGCAAGATGCTCGCATCGGTGGAGGGAAACCTTCGCACCACCGAGGAGTTCTACGACCAGCTCTCCGGGAAATCCCCTGCCGAACAGGATCGCCTCCTCGCCCAGCTGGAGCAGGGCCGCGCCGCCCTCACGGATACCGAGAGGGCGCTCTTCGACAAAGCCATGTGGCGAGGGCGTCCCGACACCCTCCTGGAGCGCCTCAGCGCAGACATCACCGGCGGTACTTTGCCGCAGGTCAGCTGGCTGGTGCCGTCCGCGGCCGATTCCGAGCACCCTGGCGCCTCCACCCCGGTGGGCAGTGCCAACTTCGTCTACCGACTCCTGGACACTGTGGCCAGCAACCCGGACACCTGGGACAGCACCGCCATCTTCCTGAACTTCGACGAGAATGACGGCTACTTCGACCACGTCCCACCGCCCGTCCAGCCGCGACCAACGTCAGGCGAGTCCACTGACTGGACCACGGCGCGGCCCATTGGCCTGGGGCCCCGGGTGCCCATGACCGTCGTTTCACCATGGACCGTGGGCGGCTATGTAAGCTCCGAAATTTTCGACCACACCTCGGTGCTCCGCTTCCTGGAACGCTGGACGGGCGTAGAGGAACCGAACATCTCGCCGTGGCGGAGGGAAGTCTGCGGTGACCTGACGGGCGTCTTCAACTTCGCTTCGCCCGGCACTCCGCCGACGCTGGACCACCCGGCCGCTGTTCCCGCCAAGATCAGCCGCTGGCGCCCGAATCCCCCGGCCGTCCAGGTAGCTCCCCTCCAGGAACAAGGAACCCGTCCGGCCCGCCCTCTCCCCTACAGGCCGCAGGTCTCGGCCAAGGTTCAGCGCGGAGGCATTGCCCTGGCATTAGCTAACAGCGGCACCAGCTCCACGCACTTCACCATCTACGGCTACGCGGGGGAGGTCACCGAGCCACGGCACGCCGATGTCCTCGGCAACCAGACCGTGGACCTCCCCGTCGCAGCTTCCGGCGCCTTCGACGTCGTCGTCACCGGCCCTAACCGGTACCAGTACGAACTGAAGGGCACGACGGCGGGCGCAGCGTCCGGCGTCGACGTCACCGTGAACGGTCGCCGCGGCAACAAGGCCGTGGAGCTGGAAGTGCGGAATAACGGCACCGAACCCGTGACCCTGAAGCTGGAGTCACTGCAGTACGCGGACAGCCAGGACAACGTGAAGCTCAAGCCGGGGCACACTAAGAAGATCGGCTGGGAAACCCTGAACGGTTGGTACGACCTGGAAGTCACGTCTGCCGAAGACACCACGTTCCGCCGCCGCCTGACCGGCCGTGAAGAAGACGGACGCGAAGGAATCTCCGGCTAGCCAAGAGGACCGGCATGAAGAAATCCGGCCTTTGTCCGCCCCACTCGCCGTAGAGCGGTGAGGAGAGCGGACAAGGGCCGGATTCGTTGGTGCTAGCCGATCTTGGCGAAAGCCTGTTCCAGGTCTGCGATCAGGTCTTCGGCTTCTTCGATGCCGCAGGACAGGCGCAACAGGTTGACTGGAACAGCCAACTCGGTACCCTTCACCGAAGCGTGGGTCATCTCCGAGGGGTAGTTCATGAGGGACTCGATGCCGCCCAGGGACTCCGCAAGCGTGAACACCGACGTCGATTCAGCTACGGTGCGTGCCGCGGCCTCGCCGCCCTTGAACTGCACGGACACCATGCCGCCGAACTTCTTCATCTGCTTGGCGGCGAGCTCGTGCCCGGGGTGGTCCGGGAGGCCCGGGTACAGCACGGCTTCAACCTCGGGACGCTGCAGCAGCCATTCAGCCACAGCCTGGCCGTTCTCGCTGTGGCGGTCCATGCGGACGCCCAAAGTCTTCAAACCACGGGTGGTCAGGAAGGCGTCCATCGGGCCGGACACGGCGCCCACGGCGAACTGGATGAACCCGATCTTCTCGGCAAGCTCAGCGTCCTTGACCACAATGGCACCGCCAACCACATCGGAGTGGCCGCCGATGTACTTCGTAGTGGAGTGGACCACAACATCGGCACCCAAGGCGAGCGGGGTCTGCAAGTAGGGGGACGCGAAAGTGTTGTCCACCACCAGGAGGGCACCGGCGTCGTGCGCTACGGCGGCGAGTGCCTCGATGTCCGTGATCTTCATCATCGGGTTGGACGGCGTCTCCACCCACACGATGCGCGTTTTGTTGGCTGCAACAGCGGAGGCTACGGCGTCGAGGTCGGCCATGTCCACGGGAGTGTTGCCGATGCCCCAGTCGCCCAGGACGCGGTTGATGAGGCGGTAGGTGCCACCGTAGGCGTCGTTGCCCAGCACGATGTGGTCGCCGGGGCGCGCGATGGCACGGATCAGGGAATCCTCGGCTGCGAGGCCCGAACCAAAGGAGAACGCAGCGGTACCGCCTTCGAGGGCGGCGAGCTGCTCCTGGAGGGCGTCGCGAGTCGGGTTGCCGCCGCGGCCGTATTCATATCCTGAGCGCAGGTTCCCGATGCCATCCTGGGCGTATGTAGAGCTGAAGTGCAGCGGGGGCACCACAGCACCGGTCACCGGCTCGAAGGCCTGTCCGGCGTGGACGGCGCGCGTGTTGAACCCGGCGTTGTTGCTGGCAGACATGGAAGCTCCTCTAGGTTCGTTCAAGGTTGGTTCGGTTGAATGTTTGATCAAGCGCGCGGGCTTAGTTGCTCAAGTACGCCAGGAGGTCATGGCGCGTCAGGATGCCCACCGGAGCACCCAAGAAGGTCACCATGACGGTATCGACGTCGGATAGCAGCTCCCGCGCGGCGGAAATGGTTTCCAGGGAGCCGATCACGGGGAGCCGGTCCCCCATGTGTTCGGAGATCTTGTCTGACAGCTTGGCTTCGCCACGGAACAGTTTGCTGGTGAGGCTCCGCTCGTCCACGGCTCCCATGACCTCGCCCATCACCACGGGCGGCTCCTGTGAAAGGACCGGGATGTGGGAGACGCCGAACTCGTTCATGATGTTGATGACATCGCGGACGGTCTCGTTCGGGTGGATGTGCACCAGGTCCGGCATCTCGCCGGTCTTGGACTTGAGGACCTCGCCCACGGACGCCTCTTCGCCGCCGGAAAGGAAGCCATAGGAACGCATCCACTGGTCGTTGAAAATCTTGGCGAGGTAGCCGCGGCCGGAATCCGGCAGGATCACCACTACGACGGCGGATTCGTCCAGGTCCTTGGCTGCCTGCAGTGCGGCAACCACGGCCATCCCCGAGGAACCGCCCACCAGGAGACCCTCTTCCCGCGCGAGGCGACGGGTCATTGAGAAGGAGTCAGCGTCGGATACGGCGATGACGTCGTCCGGTACGGAGGGATCGTAGTTGTCGGGCCACATGTCCTCGCCGACGCCCTCAACGAAGTACGGCCTGCCGGTGCCGCCTGAGTAGACCGAACCTTCCGGATCGGCGCCGATGACCTTGACCCGGCCGCCGTCGGACTCTGCGCGGTCAGCCGAAACCTGCTTGAGGAAGCGGCCGGTGCCGGTGATGGTGCCACCGGTTCCGGCGCCGATGACCACATGCGTGACCCTGCCGTCGGTGTCCTGCCAGATTTCCGGACCTGTCGATTCGAAGTGGCTGCCGGGGGCGGCAGGGTTGGAGAACTGGTCCGGCTTGAAGGCGCCCGGGATTTCCCTGACCAGTCGGTCGGAGACGCCGTAGTAGCTCTGCGGGCTGTCGGGGGGCACAGACGTGGGCGTCACCACAACCTCGGCACCGTAGGCCTGCAGGACTGCGCGCTTGTCCTCGCCCACTTTGTCCGGCACCACGAAAACGCACTTATAGCCCTTTTGCTGGACCACGAGCGCCAGG
This genomic interval from Paenarthrobacter aurescens TC1 contains the following:
- a CDS encoding cystathionine beta-synthase (identified by match to protein family HMM PF00291; match to protein family HMM PF00571; match to protein family HMM TIGR01137) — protein: MKYAQSVLDLIGNTPLIKLNHVTEGIKATVLVKLEYVNPGGSIKDRIAVKMIEEAEKDGRLKPGGTIVEPTSGNTGVGLALVVQQKGYKCVFVVPDKVGEDKRAVLQAYGAEVVVTPTSVPPDSPQSYYGVSDRLVREIPGAFKPDQFSNPAAPGSHFESTGPEIWQDTDGRVTHVVIGAGTGGTITGTGRFLKQVSADRAESDGGRVKVIGADPEGSVYSGGTGRPYFVEGVGEDMWPDNYDPSVPDDVIAVSDADSFSMTRRLAREEGLLVGGSSGMAVVAALQAAKDLDESAVVVVILPDSGRGYLAKIFNDQWMRSYGFLSGGEEASVGEVLKSKTGEMPDLVHIHPNETVRDVINIMNEFGVSHIPVLSQEPPVVMGEVMGAVDERSLTSKLFRGEAKLSDKISEHMGDRLPVIGSLETISAARELLSDVDTVMVTFLGAPVGILTRHDLLAYLSN
- a CDS encoding putative transcriptional regulatory protein (identified by match to protein family HMM PF01638); the protein is MPLRSDWSARTCSLARGLDVLGDPWGSLVLREIFFGNGRFDAIKQRLEVADNVLSKRLGWLLDAGLLAQRPYQDGARTRQEYVLTPKGEDALPVLNAIIIWAEKHLNAPNEVSHMRVIHTDCGQATSSADTCTNCGTPLTAANTSWHSFTRSDHPLPLAVAPLETRTTAETRTTAPPEMEIPA
- the metB gene encoding Cystathionine gamma-synthase (identified by match to protein family HMM PF01053; match to protein family HMM PF01212): MSASNNAGFNTRAVHAGQAFEPVTGAVVPPLHFSSTYAQDGIGNLRSGYEYGRGGNPTRDALQEQLAALEGGTAAFSFGSGLAAEDSLIRAIARPGDHIVLGNDAYGGTYRLINRVLGDWGIGNTPVDMADLDAVASAVAANKTRIVWVETPSNPMMKITDIEALAAVAHDAGALLVVDNTFASPYLQTPLALGADVVVHSTTKYIGGHSDVVGGAIVVKDAELAEKIGFIQFAVGAVSGPMDAFLTTRGLKTLGVRMDRHSENGQAVAEWLLQRPEVEAVLYPGLPDHPGHELAAKQMKKFGGMVSVQFKGGEAAARTVAESTSVFTLAESLGGIESLMNYPSEMTHASVKGTELAVPVNLLRLSCGIEEAEDLIADLEQAFAKIG
- a CDS encoding putative phospholipase C (identified by match to protein family HMM PF04185; match to protein family HMM PF05506; match to protein family HMM TIGR01409); this encodes MSSNNPELVNRSTNRSGGLSRRGFLGTAAAATALAATGSLLPPSVQAAMAKPVPPGSLQSIKHVIVLMQENRSFDHYFGSLRGVRGYGDKSFTRLPNGKSMFEQPRATGETVLPFSLRKAAELAGRPGSDIQYLGDLDHSFNGTTTAWNNGWCDKWIPAKSASTMTFYERQDIPLQYELADTFTICDAYHCSVNGSTNPNRNYLWSGTTGNEPGSTKRAVTNAAYGYDHGGYGWTTYPERLEQSGVSWKIYQDWDNFTDNAVEYFQTFKAIGRKMLASVEGNLRTTEEFYDQLSGKSPAEQDRLLAQLEQGRAALTDTERALFDKAMWRGRPDTLLERLSADITGGTLPQVSWLVPSAADSEHPGASTPVGSANFVYRLLDTVASNPDTWDSTAIFLNFDENDGYFDHVPPPVQPRPTSGESTDWTTARPIGLGPRVPMTVVSPWTVGGYVSSEIFDHTSVLRFLERWTGVEEPNISPWRREVCGDLTGVFNFASPGTPPTLDHPAAVPAKISRWRPNPPAVQVAPLQEQGTRPARPLPYRPQVSAKVQRGGIALALANSGTSSTHFTIYGYAGEVTEPRHADVLGNQTVDLPVAASGAFDVVVTGPNRYQYELKGTTAGAASGVDVTVNGRRGNKAVELEVRNNGTEPVTLKLESLQYADSQDNVKLKPGHTKKIGWETLNGWYDLEVTSAEDTTFRRRLTGREEDGREGISG